CTAAAGTCAATACACAAGACACACCAATGGTGATAATGGGTCATATTATCGGCCCATTTGGTGTTTATGGCTGGATAAAAGTTAATCCGTATACAGAATATATTGATGGATTGATGGAATATCCATTATGGTGGTTAGCCAAAGATAATAAAGATTGGCAGATGGTGCATGTGGTTGCCGGTCGCATGAACGGCAACATACTAAATGTAAAGTTAAAGGAATATAGCGACCGCACGCAAGTACTAAAGTTACAAGGAATGCAAATTGCAATCCCGCGTGATCAGCTTCCCGATCTATCCGAAAATGGAAAAGATGGCTATTACTGGTCGGATTTGATCGGCGTTGAGGTTTTAAATCTAAAAGGCGAAGAATTAGGTAAAGTTGTCGGTTTGTTTGAAACCGGTGCAAACGATGTTTTGCGCATACAGAATGCAAATAAGGATAAAGAAGAAATTCTCATTCCGTTTGTTGAACAGTACATCGTCACAGTGGATTTGAAGCTTTCACGGATTACAGTTGATTGGGGCGTAGACTATTAAGAAGGTAAAAATCAATGCCTTTTGAATGCGATGTTATCACGCTATTTCCGGAAATGTTTAGAGCCCTGACACAATACGGCATAACAGGAAGGGCGAATAGAAGTAATATTTTTTGTCTTAACACGTGGAATCCACGCGACTTTACCAGCGACAATTATCGCACTGTGGATGACAATCCCTACGGAGGGGGTCCCGGGATGGTCATGATGGCGCAGCCATTAGAAGATGCCATCATACAGGCCAAGGCAAGGCAAAATACTGCCGGGATTGAGAAACCCGCGGTGGTTTACTTAACTCCGCAAGGCAAGCGGCTTGACCATAAGATGGTCACGCAGCTTAGTACGCTGCCGGGACTGATAATGCTTTGCGGACGGTACGAAGGCATAGACGAACGTTTAATCGACCGTCAAGTCGACATGGAGATTTCCATTGGCGATTATGTTGTTTCCGGCGGCGAGTTAGCCGCAATGGTTTTGATTGATTGCATCATAAGGCAGATTCCGGGCGCATTGGGCGATCCGGAATCTGCAAATCAAGATTCATTTGTAGCGGGATTATTGGATTATCCTCATTACACCCGCCCTGAGGTGTATCAGGGTAATCGTGTACCGGAAATATTAATGTCAGGCAATCATGCGCACATCCACCGCTGGCGCTTACAGCAAGCAGTGGGTAGAACATGGTTAAAACGCCCCGATTTATTTGCGTCAAAATTTGCGCAGGGCATGACAGCAGAAGAAGAAAAACTGTTGGAAGAATTTAAACAATCCTGTAAATCCAGGGAGAAAGAGGGAAAAATATTATGAACTTAATCGAGCAATTAGAAGCAGAAGAAATTAAACGCCTGAATAAACAAATACCTGATTTTGCCCCCGGGGATACAGTTATTGTCAATGTTAATGTCGTTGAAGGCGATCGCAAACGGGTACAGGCTTATGAGGGTGTCGTGATAGCCAAGCGCAATCGCGGCCTGAACTCAGCATTCACAGTGCGCAAAATTTCCAGCGGAGAAGGCGTGGAACGAACCTTCCAAACCTACTCTCCTTTAATCGCTGATATCGAAATCAAACGCCGCGGGGCTGTTCGCCGCGCGAAACTTTATTATCTCAGGGATCGTGCAGGCAAGTCTGCGCGGATTCGTGAGAAATTACCCGCTCGCGCTAGTAGCAACAAAAACACGACATCGCCGGAATAAAAATTTTCAAGTAATAACCGCATCTTACCCGGTCACATTGCCGTAACCGGGTAAGCAATAATCTTCTACCAAAACTATCAACCGGGCATCGCTTTGTAATTGACGCTAGAAATCTGCGAAAAACGTGTTTATGCTCTGCCCCCCCCTATTTAAGCAGCTCTAAAACATTCTCCGGCGGTCGGCATAGCTTTGCCTGATTTCCTCGTACCACGATAGGACGCTGCATCAAATCCGGGTTGTCTATCATCGCTTTAATGATCTCATCCTCGGGTGCTGTGGCCAAATGACCGGCTGATGGCTCATCTTTTCTCAAAATATCACGCGCGG
The nucleotide sequence above comes from Gammaproteobacteria bacterium. Encoded proteins:
- the rimM gene encoding ribosome maturation factor RimM — encoded protein: MVIMGHIIGPFGVYGWIKVNPYTEYIDGLMEYPLWWLAKDNKDWQMVHVVAGRMNGNILNVKLKEYSDRTQVLKLQGMQIAIPRDQLPDLSENGKDGYYWSDLIGVEVLNLKGEELGKVVGLFETGANDVLRIQNANKDKEEILIPFVEQYIVTVDLKLSRITVDWGVDY
- the trmD gene encoding tRNA (guanosine(37)-N1)-methyltransferase TrmD; this encodes MPFECDVITLFPEMFRALTQYGITGRANRSNIFCLNTWNPRDFTSDNYRTVDDNPYGGGPGMVMMAQPLEDAIIQAKARQNTAGIEKPAVVYLTPQGKRLDHKMVTQLSTLPGLIMLCGRYEGIDERLIDRQVDMEISIGDYVVSGGELAAMVLIDCIIRQIPGALGDPESANQDSFVAGLLDYPHYTRPEVYQGNRVPEILMSGNHAHIHRWRLQQAVGRTWLKRPDLFASKFAQGMTAEEEKLLEEFKQSCKSREKEGKIL
- a CDS encoding arsenate reductase family protein, with protein sequence MSNKIVIYQKPTCSKCRATLSLLQESGAEFESVNYYETPLTVDELRELIGKLNLSARDILRKDEPSAGHLATAPEDEIIKAMIDNPDLMQRPIVVRGNQAKLCRPPENVLELLK
- the rplS gene encoding 50S ribosomal protein L19, with the protein product MNLIEQLEAEEIKRLNKQIPDFAPGDTVIVNVNVVEGDRKRVQAYEGVVIAKRNRGLNSAFTVRKISSGEGVERTFQTYSPLIADIEIKRRGAVRRAKLYYLRDRAGKSARIREKLPARASSNKNTTSPE